A window of the Euzebya pacifica genome harbors these coding sequences:
- a CDS encoding YibE/F family protein, giving the protein MARTTARHDPVPHHRRPRRNRWAGIVQAAFWLIAVATVVGVLVLFPWGGPPEADQAGFAQTSEERFAGRIVGVEESPVQDDFLLPGSVAVTVDVVLDDGRQVTVETVDEAGIFDLGRRVEVSQVAATGTPEIWAIVDLPRGVPLLGLSAVFVLAVVALGRFQGVRALVGLVLSALLIVAFLVPAVLNGSSPTVLALVTATAVMLVTLPLSHGFDRPVVAAAVGTALALALTVGLAVVAVELTGLTGLASEDVQLVRFSTGQSIDLRGLLLAGMIVGTLGVLDDVTVSQASTVAALRRANPTLSAGRVFGEALAVGRDHIAATVNTLFLAYAGAALPLLILFSVGDAPLGETLTSELVAQEIVRTLVGSIGLIAAVPLVTGLAALTLDGSEPDHGHAHGDASAPPPVPEPSSPEPPAVPPAEVAGTGSEAVLDPDASLRRLFRLDDDGEDPTE; this is encoded by the coding sequence ATGGCACGCACCACCGCACGACACGACCCGGTCCCGCACCATCGCCGGCCACGCCGCAACCGCTGGGCAGGGATCGTGCAGGCGGCGTTCTGGCTCATCGCCGTGGCCACGGTCGTCGGCGTGCTCGTCCTGTTCCCCTGGGGTGGGCCACCAGAAGCGGATCAGGCGGGGTTCGCGCAGACCTCCGAGGAACGGTTCGCCGGGCGGATCGTGGGGGTGGAGGAATCCCCGGTGCAGGACGACTTCCTGCTGCCCGGATCCGTCGCTGTCACCGTCGACGTGGTGCTCGACGACGGCCGCCAGGTGACCGTCGAGACGGTGGACGAGGCCGGGATCTTCGACCTGGGGCGTCGGGTGGAGGTGTCGCAGGTCGCCGCGACCGGAACCCCCGAGATCTGGGCGATCGTCGACCTGCCCCGCGGGGTGCCGTTGCTGGGGCTCTCGGCCGTCTTCGTCCTGGCCGTCGTGGCGCTGGGGCGGTTCCAGGGGGTGCGCGCGCTCGTCGGGCTGGTGCTGTCGGCCCTGCTGATCGTGGCGTTCCTCGTGCCCGCAGTGCTCAACGGGTCGTCCCCGACGGTGCTGGCGCTGGTGACCGCGACCGCCGTGATGCTGGTGACGCTGCCGCTGAGCCACGGGTTCGACCGGCCGGTCGTGGCTGCCGCGGTGGGGACGGCGCTGGCGCTGGCGCTGACCGTCGGACTGGCCGTGGTGGCGGTGGAGCTGACGGGGCTGACCGGCCTGGCCAGCGAGGACGTGCAGCTGGTCCGGTTCTCCACCGGCCAGTCGATCGACCTGCGGGGGTTGCTGCTGGCCGGGATGATCGTCGGAACGCTCGGCGTGCTGGACGACGTGACGGTCAGCCAGGCCTCGACGGTGGCGGCGCTGCGACGGGCGAACCCCACGCTGTCGGCCGGGCGGGTGTTCGGCGAGGCGCTGGCCGTCGGCCGGGACCACATCGCCGCGACGGTCAACACCCTGTTCCTGGCCTACGCCGGCGCGGCCCTGCCCCTCCTCATCCTCTTCTCCGTCGGCGACGCCCCGCTGGGCGAGACCCTGACCAGCGAGCTGGTGGCCCAGGAGATCGTGCGGACGCTGGTCGGCTCCATCGGCCTCATCGCGGCCGTCCCGTTGGTGACGGGGCTCGCCGCGTTGACCCTCGACGGCAGCGAACCCGACCACGGCCACGCCCACGGCGACGCGTCCGCTCCTCCCCCTGTTCCCGAACCCTCCAGCCCGGAGCCTCCCGCGGTGCCGCCCGCCGAGGTCGCGGGGACGGGGTCGGAGGCGGTTTTGGATCCGGACGCGTCGCTGCGACGCTTGTTCCGACTCGACGACGATGGGGAGGACCCGACGGAATGA
- the galE gene encoding UDP-glucose 4-epimerase GalE, whose translation MKILVAGGAGYIGSVVTRRLQEAGHDVTVLDNLSTGFADNVDGCELVELPISRAGEVLDSSFDVVVHLAASALVAESVAHPERYWQNNVVEGLALLEAMRLAGVGGFVFSSTCATYGEPETLPITEATPTAPVNSYGASKLALDHAIASYSRAHGLAAISFRYFNVAGAYGDLRERHDPETHLIPNLLRGATGGTFKIFGTDFPTRDGSAVRDYVHVLDLADAHEMALEALEPGTHHIVNLGSGDGTTVKEVLAAVEKVTGRSVPAEEHDRRPGDPPELVADYARARELLGWSPKRGLEEQIADAWAALHP comes from the coding sequence ATGAAGATCCTCGTGGCAGGTGGCGCGGGCTACATCGGCAGCGTCGTGACCAGGCGGTTGCAGGAGGCCGGGCACGACGTGACCGTCCTGGACAACCTGTCGACCGGATTCGCCGACAACGTGGACGGCTGCGAGCTGGTCGAGCTGCCGATCAGCCGTGCTGGTGAGGTGCTGGACAGCTCCTTCGACGTCGTCGTCCACCTGGCCGCCTCGGCCCTCGTCGCGGAGTCCGTCGCCCATCCCGAGCGGTACTGGCAGAACAACGTCGTCGAGGGGCTGGCGCTGCTGGAGGCCATGCGGCTGGCGGGGGTCGGCGGGTTCGTCTTCTCCTCCACCTGCGCGACCTACGGCGAACCCGAGACGCTGCCGATCACCGAGGCGACGCCGACGGCGCCCGTCAACAGCTACGGCGCCTCCAAGCTGGCGCTGGACCACGCCATCGCCAGCTACAGCCGGGCGCACGGGCTGGCCGCGATCAGCTTCCGCTACTTCAACGTCGCCGGGGCCTACGGGGACCTGCGGGAGCGCCACGACCCCGAGACCCACCTGATCCCCAACCTGCTGCGCGGTGCCACCGGCGGGACCTTCAAGATCTTCGGCACCGACTTCCCCACCAGGGACGGCTCGGCGGTTCGCGACTACGTGCACGTCCTCGACCTGGCCGACGCCCACGAGATGGCGTTGGAGGCCCTCGAGCCGGGCACCCACCACATCGTCAACCTCGGCAGCGGCGACGGGACGACCGTCAAGGAGGTCCTGGCCGCCGTGGAGAAGGTGACCGGTCGATCGGTCCCCGCCGAGGAGCACGACCGCCGCCCCGGCGACCCGCCCGAGCTGGTCGCCGACTACGCCCGTGCCCGCGAGCTGCTCGGCTGGTCGCCCAAGCGAGGCCTGGAGGAGCAGATCGCCGACGCCTGGGCCGCCCTGCACCC